A region from the Anaerolineae bacterium genome encodes:
- a CDS encoding Acetoin dehydrogenase E1 component alpha-subunit: MIKEYDVEQLLHFYQQMFRIRAFEEKTNELYQRAIMPGLAHLYIGEEAVAVGVCEALRKDDYITSTHRGHGHCLAKGASFDRMFAELLGKQPGYCRGKGGSMHIADPDSGNLGANAIVGGSAGIATGAALSMKMQGIDRVVVCFFGEGALNEGLVYESMNMAELWKLPVIFCCENNLYNEYTPYQETTAGTFMGRAAAFGMNAVEVDGQDVLAVHQAAQQVVERARKGEGPSFLLCNTYRFYGHHVGDIDRSYYRSKEEESYWMTERDPLKLLANWMLERNLTEASVFGQIEKEIRAEVEAAVEFAIHAPYPPKEEVDQHVYA; encoded by the coding sequence ATGATCAAGGAATACGACGTCGAACAACTGCTTCATTTTTACCAGCAAATGTTTCGTATTCGCGCCTTTGAAGAGAAAACCAATGAGCTCTACCAGCGCGCCATCATGCCCGGCCTGGCTCATCTCTATATCGGGGAAGAGGCTGTCGCTGTGGGTGTGTGTGAGGCGTTACGAAAAGACGATTACATCACCAGCACCCACCGTGGTCACGGACATTGCCTCGCCAAAGGGGCAAGTTTCGACCGCATGTTCGCCGAATTGTTGGGCAAACAGCCCGGTTACTGTCGCGGTAAAGGTGGTTCGATGCACATCGCCGATCCCGATAGCGGCAACCTGGGCGCCAATGCAATTGTCGGCGGCAGCGCCGGGATTGCCACCGGCGCAGCGCTCTCCATGAAGATGCAGGGCATCGATCGCGTGGTGGTTTGCTTTTTCGGCGAGGGAGCCCTGAACGAGGGCCTGGTCTACGAATCGATGAATATGGCCGAGCTATGGAAATTGCCGGTGATCTTCTGTTGCGAAAACAACCTGTACAACGAATACACCCCCTATCAGGAAACCACCGCCGGCACCTTTATGGGCAGGGCGGCTGCTTTCGGCATGAACGCCGTGGAAGTGGACGGTCAGGATGTGCTGGCAGTTCATCAAGCGGCCCAACAGGTGGTCGAACGCGCTCGCAAAGGGGAAGGGCCTTCCTTCCTGCTGTGTAACACCTATCGCTTTTATGGGCATCATGTGGGCGATATTGATCGCAGCTACTATCGTTCAAAAGAAGAAGAAAGTTACTGGATGACCGAGCGTGATCCCCTTAAGTTGCTTGCCAACTGGATGTTGGAGCGTAATTTGACCGAAGCCAGCGTGTTTGGTCAGATCGAAAAAGAGATTCGCGCCGAAGTCGAAGCGGCGGTTGAGTTTGCTATCCATGCGCCTTATCCCCCTAAAGAAGAGGTGGATCAACATGTCTACGCCTAA
- a CDS encoding 3-oxoacyl-[acyl-carrier protein] reductase, whose protein sequence is MKLLDQKVAVVTGSARGLGTQVALAFAKAGADVVIADLMTEPLQDLKAQIEALGQKALPLQMDVSDEASVSACAQQTLAEFGRVDILANVAGITGPSAPLWKIELKDWKQTLDVNTTGVFLCCKAFLPPMIERRSGSIIIIGSMTGKRPLLNRTPYAVSKIALVGLARTLAWEVGPYNIRVNVISPGPMEGERLKWIFETQAKEQGITVEEARERMKANSPLHRFIPPEEVAATAVFLCSDWANSITGEDVNVSAGIAMY, encoded by the coding sequence ATGAAATTACTCGATCAAAAAGTGGCGGTTGTGACCGGCAGCGCACGCGGTCTCGGCACGCAAGTCGCTCTGGCATTTGCAAAGGCTGGCGCCGACGTGGTGATTGCCGACCTGATGACCGAACCTCTTCAAGACCTGAAAGCCCAAATCGAAGCGCTTGGGCAAAAAGCTCTACCTCTTCAAATGGATGTTTCCGACGAAGCCAGCGTGTCAGCCTGCGCCCAACAAACCCTGGCTGAATTTGGACGGGTGGATATCCTGGCAAACGTAGCCGGCATCACAGGTCCTTCCGCTCCTCTGTGGAAGATCGAACTCAAAGACTGGAAACAAACCCTGGATGTGAACACCACCGGTGTCTTCCTGTGTTGCAAAGCCTTCCTGCCACCGATGATCGAGCGCAGATCGGGCTCCATCATCATTATCGGCTCAATGACCGGCAAGCGTCCTTTACTCAACCGCACTCCCTACGCCGTCTCCAAAATTGCGTTGGTTGGCTTAGCCCGCACGCTGGCTTGGGAAGTGGGACCTTACAATATTCGCGTCAACGTCATTTCACCGGGCCCAATGGAAGGTGAACGCTTGAAGTGGATTTTCGAGACGCAGGCGAAAGAGCAAGGCATTACAGTGGAAGAAGCGCGTGAGCGAATGAAAGCCAACTCACCGCTCCACCGCTTCATTCCACCCGAAGAAGTGGCTGCCACAGCCGTCTTCTTGTGTTCAGATTGGGCAAACTCCATTACCGGTGAAGACGTGAACGTGTCAGCAGGAATCGCCATGTATTAG